In Littorina saxatilis isolate snail1 linkage group LG8, US_GU_Lsax_2.0, whole genome shotgun sequence, a single genomic region encodes these proteins:
- the LOC138973132 gene encoding BUD13 homolog, with the protein MAAISKEEYLKRYLSGDTNNEKKKKKKRVKGAKQSNSRIIDDDIDLKTFGASASNEQEQSEDEAPTVAEVVDERPEHVKRLEQYRKDQRWKILGKDKEEDDDISSVEYGVIASGNKGGRGQKATQRHDSDSDASLPRRTRHDSDSDPSPLRKRRHDSNSDASPPRKKRHDSDSDNSPAGRKRHDSGSDNSPPRKNKPNVGNSSSDKTSRKRQDRQSRFAPADQPARRNRHDSDSDHSPPRKQRHDSGSDQSPPRKGTNSDQSPPRRKRHDSDESPPRKRKAQKESDQSPPRRNRRGSDSDQSPPRQRKRGKEDDQSPPRRQGEGKKGAKPDKTLGGAKAGLSSAAEMKREAELLRKKEEDTFKKIDRDALGQDAQTVFRDKKSGKRRNLAAEQEEEAIEAKKKAEEDKKYQEWGQGLKQKEQREQQMQEYVHEASKPLARHKDDQDLDRIMRDMDRDGDPMAMFMKKKNKKEDPNAKPRYKGPPGPPNRFGILPGYRWDGVDRSNGFEKQIFTKMSEKKAVKEHAYKWSTEDM; encoded by the exons ATGGCAGCGATCAGCAAGGAAGAGTATTTGAAGCGCTATCTCTCTGGTGATACTAACaatgagaagaaaaagaagaagaagagagtgAAAGGAGCAAAACAATCAAA CTCAAGAATCATAGATGATGACATTGACTTGAAGACTTTTGGAGCATCTGCATCAAATGAGCAAGAACAATCAGAAGATGAGGCCCCAACTGTTGCTGAAGTTGTGGATGAGCGACCTGAACATGTGAAACGACTGGAGCAGTACCGCAAAGACCAGCGCTGGAAAATATTGGGAaaggacaaagaagaagacgatg ATATTTCATCAGTTGAGTATGGAGTGATTGCATCAGGAAACAAGGGGGGCAGAGGACAGAAAGCTACTCAGCGTCACGATTCTGATTCAGATGCATCACTCCCACGGAGAACGCGGCATGATTCTGATTCTGACCCATCACCGCTGAGAAAAAGACGCCATGATTCAAACTCAGATGCATCTCCGCCGCGTAAAAAGCGACATGACTCTGATTCAGATAACTCACCAGCTGGACGAAAGCGTCATGACAGTGGTTCAGACAATTCCCCACCTCGTAAGAATAAACCCAATGTGGGAAATTCTAGCAGTGATAAGACTTCCAGGaaaagacaagacagacagtcaaGGTTTGCTCCCGCTGATCAGCCAGCAAGGAGAAACCGACATGACAGTGATTCCGACCACTCCCCTCCAAGGAAACAGAGACATGACAGTGGCTCTGACCAATCGCCACCAAGGAAGGGTACAAATTCTGACCAATCGCCACCAAGACGTAAAAGACATGACAGCGATGAATCTCCACCAAGAAAAAGGAAAGCGCAAAAGGAGTCTGACCAGTCGCCACCTAGACGGAACAGACGCGGGAGTGACTCTGACCAGTCACCACCCAGACAAAGAAAAAGAGGCAAAGAAGATGACCAATCACCACCCAGACGACAAGGCGAGGGGAAGAAGGGAGCAAAGCCTGATAAGACGCTTGGTGGCGCCAAAGCAGGACTGTCCTCTGCAGCAGAAATGAAAAGAGAAGCTGaactgctgaggaaaaaagAAGAGGACACTTTTAAAAAG ATTGATCGTGATGCGCTGGGACAAGATGCACAGACGGTGTTCCGAGACAAGAAGTCGGGCAAGCGACGGAATCTGGCGGCTGAGCAAGAGGAGGAAGCAATAGAGGCCAAGAAGAAAGCGGAGGAAGATAAGAAATACCAGGAGTGGGGCcaagg ACTGAAACAGAAGGAGCAGAGGGAGCAGCAGATGCAGGAGTATGTGCACGAAGCGTCCAAACCACTGGCCCGCCACAAAGACGACCAGGATCTGGATCGCATCATGCGTGACATGGACAGGGATGGCGACCCAATGGCAATGttcatgaagaagaagaacaagaaggaaGATCCTAATG CAAAACCTCGCTACAAAGGACCACCAGGACCGCCAAACCGATTTGGGATCCTGCCAGGGTATCGCTGGGACGGTGTCGACCGCTCCAATGGCTTCGAGAAACAGATTTTCACGAAGATGTCAGAAAAGAAAGCAGTGAAAGAACATGCCTATAAGTGGAGCACAGAAGacatgtga
- the LOC138973136 gene encoding large ribosomal subunit protein mL40-like, with product MQMIAEVNMASRTFQISFAGLVTKFSRLSIPQTSPVIISHHCARCVHTQSSPLLFHATSQLWGAPMKKKKKVDPAVLMQRETKRKKKIERQMKRLEKFGRRLKPVDEIDGDPKILSQIRLRRRPPAVLTFEEGERRALLQKQWSRSKLHQHTEEAATLSSLLITQDRALDELKFESEELYNMAIQLDEMLIGTQMKGPTATPPIKGYFAKDGEYIDTTKTYD from the exons ATGCAAATGATAGCAGAAGTCAACATGGCCTCAAGGAccttccaaatttcttttgcTGGTTTGGTAACCAAATTTTCAAG GTTGTCCATACCACAGACATCTCCAGTCATCATCAGTCATCACTGCGCGCGATGTGTTCACACTCAGTCTTCTCCGCTGCTTTTCCATGCCACCAGCCAGCTGTG GGGCGCtccaatgaagaagaaaaaaaaagtggatcCGGCTGTGTTGATGCAGAGGGAAACCAAGCGGAAAAAAAAGATTGAACGGCAGATGAAGCGCCTCGAGAAATTTGGTCGCCGTTTGAAACCAGTGGATGAGATTGATGGAGACCCAAAGATTctttcacagattag ACTGCGTCGACGACCGCCTGCGGTGCTGACATTTGAGGAGGGCGAGAGGCGAGCTTTGCTACAGAAGCAGTGGTCTCGCAGCAAGTTGCACCAGCACACAGAGGAAGCAGCGACATTGTCCTCACTCCTCATCACTCAGGATCGAGCCTTGGACGAGCTGAAGTTCGAATCTGAGGAGCTGTACAACATGGCCATTCAG CTTGATGAGATGCTGATTGGTACACAGATGAAAGGACCAACTGCTACTCCTCCTATCAAGGGCTACTTTGCCAAGGATGGGGAATACATTGACACTACTAAGACATATGATTAG